GATAACTACATTAGATTTTTTGATTGTAGAATAACTACTTATCAAAAAAATCTGCCTTGTTATCACGCATTTTTCCTACGCTATTTCTGGCCACTTATTTATTGTGATTGGTATTAAATATCAGTGAATACTTATAAGCAGCTTCATTTAAGCAAGATATAGCTAATAGGTTGCATGCAGGGGAAACGATCAGTGCATAAGATAATTACCTTTTGAGCACGTGATCTGTTTCAAAGCCAATAAGTTCCATATAAAGTAAGATGTTATAAATAGGATCTTTTTTAGGTGGCGATATGGCTAACATTCTTCTGGTTTATTCAAGTGTTCACGGACAGACTCGCAAAATTTGTGAGTATATCCAACAGCAAGTGCACCAAACTGATCATCAAGTTACTTTAGCTGCATTAGATGATGTTAATGATTTATCAGGCTTTGATAAAATATTTATCGGTGCCAGTATTCGTCATGGTAAACATCGTCCTGCGCTGTACGAATTTATTCAGCGTCATCAGGTACAGCTTGAAACTAAGCCCAGCGGCTTTTTCTCGGTGAGTTTGGTGGCCCGTAAACCCCACAAAAATACTCCTGAAACCAATGCCTACATGCAAGCATTTTTACAGCAAACGGTTTGGAAACCTAAGTTACTTGAAACCTTTGCGGGTAATTTAGATTATCAAGGGTATGGACCGATGGATCGCAATATCATTCGTTTTATTATGTGGATAACCAAAGGCCCGACAGATCCCAATACTAAAGTTGAGTATACCGATTGGCAAAAGGTAGATAAATTTGCCCAAGCCATGATAGAGGCCTAGTTGATGGGCTTGAAGCAAGTTGGGCAGGCAATTTCATCGTTTCTGCATGCTTTAGTATTGTTATTTTGCGTAACATTAGTTTGTACCAGCCCCTGGATTGTGATCGGTCGTCAACTTAGAACCAATGCCAGTTTCTGGGATCAATTTCATGTATATGGTGGCTTGTTTACTGCATTGTTGGCCATGTTATTTAC
This Shewanella aestuarii DNA region includes the following protein-coding sequences:
- the hemG gene encoding menaquinone-dependent protoporphyrinogen IX dehydrogenase, with translation MANILLVYSSVHGQTRKICEYIQQQVHQTDHQVTLAALDDVNDLSGFDKIFIGASIRHGKHRPALYEFIQRHQVQLETKPSGFFSVSLVARKPHKNTPETNAYMQAFLQQTVWKPKLLETFAGNLDYQGYGPMDRNIIRFIMWITKGPTDPNTKVEYTDWQKVDKFAQAMIEA